One Eremothecium cymbalariae DBVPG#7215 chromosome 2, complete sequence DNA window includes the following coding sequences:
- the SIL1 gene encoding Sil1p (similar to Ashbya gossypii AEL340W): MYWLLLLLFSICASQEDPFVCVDEQCFLKEFVPKPYWQEVRKGQNIPVGLDVKVNLNSGVISARELPGNMNATPPMNQIANVIGSEFEDDSSEYMFTKQFAEVRSLASSAAPDFTLIVKQLDDVVEYASGWAYGPQIISHELRLLERFIFDRLVPSEVRELSSRIIGACLRNNIGSAKGILNKDSRIVYKLLEEAVFLSHNQNAESEVKTLIKRFLTIIELLQQTYEQRLDANLLIELYEIDDHIIKLKVLSILCKTYRPDRIEATLVARSLDPTIGTQLATLLSTHIQDERLDELQVREFFTTLRSLKKELGRQAKLDANFLNWLAKECEKRKQSLATRTEDRSEHDEEFDKMLIESRHLIFGNPMAHRIKNFEDHDEL; encoded by the coding sequence ATGTACTGgctattattgttgttgttttcaATTTGTGCATCGCAAGAAGACCCCTTTGTTTGTGTTGATGAACAGTGTTTTTTAAAGGAGTTTGTTCCAAAACCGTATTGGCAAGAAGTACGCAAGGGACAGAATATACCTGTTGGATTGGACGTTAAGGTTAATTTAAATTCTGGAGTAATTTCAGCTAGAGAGTTACCTGGGAATATGAATGCAACTCCACCAATGAATCAAATAGCTAATGTTATAGGGTCAGAATTTGAGGATGATTCTTCCGAATACATGTTCACCAAGCAGTTCGCAGAAGTTAGATCATTGGCTAGCTCTGCAGCTCCTGATTTTACGTTAATTGTGAAGCAGCTAgatgatgttgttgaatATGCTTCTGGATGGGCGTATGGTCCCCAAATTATTTCTCATGAGTTGAGATTACTAGAAAGGTTTATATTTGATCGGCTAGTTCCTTCTGAGGTGAGGGAACTTTCATCTAGGATAATCGGTGCTTGCCTCAGGAATAATATTGGTAGTGCAAAAGGAATTTTAAACAAGGATTCCAGGATTGTTTATAAGTTGTTGGAAGAGGCAGTATTTCTTTCTCATAACCAGAATGCTGAATCTGAAGTAAAAACATTGATTAAGAGGTTCCTAACAATCATAGAGCTTTTACAACAGACCTATGAACAAAGATTAGATGCAAATTTACTAATAGAACTCTATGAAATCGATGATCACATTATAAAGTTGAAAGTTTTATCAATCCTGTGCAAAACATACCGCCCAGATCGGATAGAAGCCACTCTAGTCGCAAGATCCCTCGACCCTACAATCGGCACACAACTTGCTACCTTGCTTTCTACTCATATTCAGGACGAACGATTAGATGAATTACAAGTGCGTGAATTCTTCACTACCCTACGCAGTCTAAAAAAGGAACTAGGAAGACAAGCAAAACTAGATGCCAATTTCTTGAACTGGTTAGCAAAGGAGTGCGAGAAGCGGAAACAGAGCTTAGCCACAAGGACGGAGGATCGAAGTGAACATGATGAAGAGTTCGACAAGATGCTCATTGAAAGCAGACACCTAATATTCGGCAATCCCATGGCTCatagaataaaaaattttgaagaccACGATGAACTTTAA
- the DEP1 gene encoding Rpd3L histone deacetylase complex subunit DEP1 (similar to Ashbya gossypii AEL344W), translating into MSGNSKRETEAQGNSDSWTGLSNSISTISEERKGRSNNHSRNTLTEANLALIQEGDEIRELEQGSLVSHNIKQQRAPSEDDKSSVLSKLTSQEEELEISELYVSSDAETEKMDNEREDLNTVKIRDLADRAKREDGECKGEGEVEDEAVGEEYVAEDSGSQAETASSNAKKRHLEEDNGYGKIESKTQQHDDGDPNKDDPKFKKPKLPVSSTNNNNGTQTLASTMDVPSCIVDRVGQAQTTENQDDDEPDEDAEDDEGDEDAEDESNSKGSSSFKDTKKNADDQEDDSPPIEREKLRQDALKDIIEIEYEFAELRQHLYENELTKLQTELQMCLEGSHPALQTYYQKIDSIRDSKLKRAYHRQKYELHCIDTETRAARTFIHQNFYRQVSDLKHNLLNETTQKWYDINKERREMDVLVSEVNYHVPVKISKKTLSCITGYAAPSQPRREGDSLSEDMECEGINFRFKNNPVDKLEVIVDRMRLNNELSDLEGLKRFFGGFPGAPSLNGLKDSEIYEDLQSLQR; encoded by the coding sequence ATGAGTGGAAACTCAAAACGGGAAACAGAAGCACAAGGGAATAGTGATAGTTGGACGGGATTGAGTAATTCTATATCAACTATTTCTGAGGAACGCAAAGGGAGAAGTAACAACCATTCTAGGAATACGTTGACCGAGGCTAATTTAGCTTTAATTCAAGAGGGTGACGAGATACGAGAATTGGAACAGGGAAGTTTAGTATCGCATAATATCAAGCAGCAGCGAGCACCGTCTGAGGACGACAAGTCGAGTGTGCTATCGAAGCTAACGTCGCAAGAGGAAGAGCTTGAGATATCCGAGCTTTACGTATCGTCAGACGCCGAGACAGAAAAGATGGATAACGAGCGGGAGGATTTGAACACTGTGAAGATAAGGGATTTAGCGGATAGGGCTAAGAGAGAGGACGGTGAGTGCAAGGGCGAGGGcgaagttgaagatgaggCGGTCGGTGAAGAGTATGTGGCTGAAGATAGCGGATCTCAGGCAGAAACTGCATCCTCGAATGCAAAAAAGAGACacttggaagaagataatgGATATGGTAAAATAGAATCAAAAACGCAGCAGCATGATGATGGGGATCCAAATAAGGATGATCCgaagtttaaaaaaccAAAGTTACCTGTATCATCCACGAACAATAACAATGGCACTCAAACTTTAGCGTCTACTATGGATGTACCTTCTTGTATAGTAGATAGAGTAGGTCAAGCGCAGACGACAGAGAACcaggatgatgatgaaccGGATGAGGATGCTGAGGACGATGAGGGAGATGAGGATGCTGAGGACGAGTCGAATAGCAAGGGCAGTAGCTCCTTTAAAGACACAAAAAAGAATGCCGATGATCAAGAAGACGATTCACCGCCGATCGAAAGGGAAAAACTGAGACAGGATGCCCTGAAGGATATCATTGAGATTGAATATGAGTTCGCAGAGCTGCGTCAGCACCTGTATGAAAACGAGTTGACAAAATTGCAAACCGAACTACAAATGTGCCTGGAGGGGTCACATCCTGCATTGCAGACatattatcaaaagatCGATTCCATAAGGGATTCCAAGTTAAAGCGGGCATACCATAGGCAAAAATACGAGCTTCATTGCATCGACACGGAAACGAGGGCAGCCAGAACTTTTATTCATCAGAATTTCTACCGCCAGGTTTCGGATTTGAAGCATAATTTACTAAATGAAACTACACAAAAATGGTATGACATAAATAAGGAACGACGTGAAATGGATGTTTTGGTATCAGAAGTTAACTATCATGTTCCTGTGAAGATATCCAAGAAGACGTTAAGCTGTATCACCGGGTACGCTGCACCATCACAACCGAGGCGCGAGGGTGACTCGCTATCAGAAGACATGGAATGTGAAGGTATCAACTTCCGATTCAAGAACAACCCGGTAGACAAACTAGAGGTTATAGTGGATAGAATGAGGTTGAATAATGAATTGAGTGACTTGGAAGGATTGAAGAGGTTTTTTGGAGGGTTTCCTGGCGCACCATCTTTAAACGGGTTAAAAGATTCAGAAATTTACGAGGATTTACAAAGCCTCCAAAGATAA
- the SMC5 gene encoding DNA repair ATPase SMC5 (similar to Ashbya gossypii AEL337): MVDDIGVTRSFSSLTDDSSDEELLLRQRKKLKKNNQDYSEFQEGAIIKLRLVNFVTYSLTEFHLSPSLNMIIGPNGSGKSSFVCAICLGLAGKPEYIGRAKKVEDFIKNGTEESVIELTVKNSKAVSGYSMIGGSDEVINIKTVIMKAKKKCIYYINGQSVGENQVKALVCLLNIQLDNLCQFLSQERVEEFARLKSDKLLEETIRSIDSTLVEKLDMLKDKQQEEVTIGRDVELNKSKLEKLIIRKESLESQVRALEEYERKKNEIDIHKKLLPYVRVKNHKLQLNNLKKVYEQSKQELKDFLKDKKPFKVASEKLQLLSDESEGLKKIKEEEYNSLKTNHKKLIETLSNQRISIQDLKKKISYYRSRRENMRRKVEMAEQDISSRNKLLETLMLPSQEVMDDYERRRVQLYEKESDIERKIEEFEPQARALNRELTVIRSRIEKRKKELASNDNLHVLRGQTGRLEEVRRACEYILQQPEMKGKVFQPPIVTIKAADVKVASYLTTCVDWNTSISLTMVDSQAYKQFNDKILKNFQINLRELANTETPYPYSLEYIKSLGFDGYLCDFITGDSHVIQMLKEQQRIHTIPISTKNLDAQVIEELRKPDHRGQLKFRRVIAGDYVYDFKRSRYGSRQIFYTDFQIKKAQFYIGTGISDSMKQTIERELYELRINYQGVQKNIEELIEGKKKYNSPLADIRQKLKDLQHEMHDLNHKRMIHSRTTSEIENIKHKLEEFRRDMNKDVSEAIATCESQIQQSVDAQSKLLAQMVKNLKDIQDVQKEITILAIKYIEARNRERSLNDIIGFFNDKEEELRGNYDEAKSAYASVKDTTEFKNWMKEIRSYTDDERTELSEWANKYEDESSFTLTTVLETIAKLETEIQIINHDESAIKILKQTLSDIKYLQEKLPGQVKRLSSIRRKMWSIRSELEPRLDEIVENISTRFRKLFLNVGSAGEVCLVKPDLYSEWKIEIKVKFRDVAELKKLDSHIQSGGERAVSTVLYMISLQEFTNAPFRVVDEINQGMDARNERIVHKAMVENACAKNTSQYFLITPKLLTDLHYHERMRIHCVFAGSWIPDPSIDSERVHYGEITNYTF; this comes from the coding sequence ATGgttgatgatattggtGTTACACGAAGTTTTAGTTCGTTAACAGACGATAGTAGTGATGAGGAGCTACTTTTACGTCAGAGGAAGaaactgaagaagaataatCAGGATTATTCAGAGTTCCAAGAAGGAGctataataaaacttaGGTTGGTTAATTTTGTTACGTATTCGCTGACTGAGTTTCATCTTTCGCCTTCATTGAATATGATTATAGGACCAAATGGTTCAGGGAAATCTTCGTTTGTTTGTGCGATCTGTTTAGGTCTCGCAGGTAAACCTGAGTATATTGGGCGGGCCAAGAAAGTAGAGGATTTTATTAAGAATGGCACAGAAGAGAGTGTTATAGAGCTTACCGTTAAAAATAGTAAGGCTGTTAGTGGTTATTCAATGATTGGGGGTAGTGATGAagttataaatataaagaCGGTCATTATGAAGGCTAAGAAGAAATgcatttattatattaatggGCAATCCGTAGGGGAGAATCAAGTTAAGGCTTTAGTTTGTCTACTTAATATCCAATTAGACAATCTGTGTCAATTCCTATCTCAAGAAAGGGTGGAAGAGTTTGCTAGACTAAAATCCGATAAACTGCTAGAAGAAACCATTAGGTCAATTGACTCTACTCTTGTAGAAAAATTGGATATGCTGAAGGATAAACAGCAGGAAGAGGTTACTATCGGACGTGATGTTGAGTTGAACAAATCAAAGCTAGAGAAGCTCATAATCCGTAAGGAATCTCTGGAAAGTCAAGTCCGTGCTTTGGAAGAGTACGAGCGgaagaaaaatgaaattgataTTCATAAAAAGTTGTTGCCATACGTTAGGGTAAAGAACCACAAACTTCAGTTAAATAACCTTAAGAAGGTTTATGAACAATCAAAGCAGGAACTgaaagattttttaaaggaCAAGAAACCGTTTAAGGTAGCCAGTGAAAAGTTACAACTGTTATCAGATGAATCCGAAGGATTAAAGAAGATCaaggaagaagaatataatTCATTGAAAACTAACCACAAAAAACTGATAGAAACTTTATCAAACCAAAGAATATCTATTCAAGATCTCAAGAAAAAGATCTCTTACTACAGAAGTAGAAGGGAAAACATGCGGAGAAAGGTTGAGATGGCTGAACAAGATATTTCATCTCGTAATAAACTGCTAGAAACATTAATGCTACCTAGTCAAGAAGTAATGGATGATTATGAACGTCGTCGCGTTCAGCTCTATGAAAAGGAATCTGATATAGAAAGGAAAATTGAGGAATTTGAACCCCAGGCAAGAGCTTTGAACAGAGAGCTAACAGTTATCCGGtcaagaattgaaaaacgAAAGAAGGAGTTAGCTTCAAATGATAATCTTCATGTCTTGAGAGGCCAAACAGGCCGGTTAGAAGAAGTTCGAAGAGCATGTGAATATATCCTGCAGCAACCTGAGATGAAGGGTAAGGTTTTTCAGCCTCCCATCGTTACAATCAAAGCTGCCGATGTAAAAGTTGCATCATATCTAACTACGTGTGTTGACTGGAATACCTCCATATCATTGACCATGGTCGATTCACAGGCCTATAAACAATTCaatgataaaattttgaaaaatttccagATAAATTTGAGAGAATTAGCTAATACTGAAACGCCTTACCCATATTCCCTCGAGTACATAAAAAGTTTAGGGTTTGATGGCTATTTGTGTGATTTTATTACAGGCGATAGCCATGTCATTCAAATGTTGAAAGAACAGCAAAGGATTCATACTATTCCAATTTCTACAAAAAATTTAGATGCTCAGGTTATAGAGGAACTGCGTAAGCCGGACCATCGAGGACAATTAAAATTTAGGAGGGTAATTGCTGGGGATTATGTCTATGATTTCAAGAGATCTCGATATGGTAGCagacaaatattttatacTGACTTCCAAATCAAGAAAGCACAGTTTTACATTGGTACCGGTATTTCCGACAGCATGAAGCAAACCATTGAACGTGAATTGTATGAGTTGCGCATAAATTATCAGGGAGTGCAAAAGAACATAGAAGAGCTTATTGAGGGAAAGAAGAAATACAATTCTCCATTGGCAGACATCCGTCAAAAGCTTAAAGATCTGCAGCATGAAATGCATGATCTCAATCACAAACGCATGATACACTCTAGAACCACTAGCgaaattgaaaacattAAGCATAAGcttgaagaatttagaaGGGATATGAATAAAGATGTTTCTGAAGCTATAGCAACGTGCGAATCACAAATACAACAGTCGGTAGATGCTCAGAGCAAATTGCTAGCTCAAATGGTGAAGAATCTGAAAGATATTCAAGATGTACAAAAAGAGATAACAATCCTTGCGATAAAGTATATAGAAGCAAGGAATAGAGAAAGATCTTTAAACGATATTATTggattttttaatgataaaGAGGAAGAATTAAGAGGCAATTATGATGAAGCAAAATCTGCATATGCATCTGTTAAAGATACTACagaatttaaaaactgGATGAAAGAAATACGTTCATATACTGATGACGAAAGAACAGAACTTTCAGAATGGGCCAATAAATATGAGGATGAATCTTCATTTACGCTGACAACGGTTTTAGAGACAATTGCAAAGTTAGAAACTGAAATTCAAATTATAAATCATGATGAATCTGccataaaaatattaaaacagaCCCTAAGTGACATTAAATATTTGCAGGAGAAGTTGCCAGGGCAGGTAAAAAGGCTATCATCAATTAGGAGGAAGATGTGGAGCATTCGTAGTGAATTAGAGCCACGTCTAGATGAAATTGTGGAAAATATTTCTACAAGGTTCCGAAAATTATTCCTCAATGTTGGTAGTGCTGGTGAAGTTTGTCTTGTGAAGCCAGACTTGTATTCAGAATGGAAGATTGAAATCAAGGTAAAGTTTAGAGATGTTGcagagttgaagaaactggACTCTCATATACAATCAGGAGGTGAAAGGGCTGTTTCTACTGTTCTGTATATGATTTCATTGCAAGAGTTTACGAATGCACCATTTAGGGTCGTGGATGAGATTAACCAAGGCATGGATGCAAGAAATGAACGTATCGTTCATAAAGCGATGGTGGAAAATGCTTGTGCCAAAAATACATCCCAATATTTCCTGATAACCCCAAAATTATTGACAGATCTACATTACCATGAAAGGATGAGAATACACTGTGTGTTTGCTGGATCTTGGATACCAGACCCAAGTATTGATTCAGAACGTGTCCATTATGGTGAGATCACGAACTATACGTTTTAg
- the MSE1 gene encoding glutamate--tRNA ligase MSE1 (similar to Ashbya gossypii AEL338C), with the protein MVITISCYIITTVVQRANSMTVYLKSRLLSLQGHKKAALHGKINLLLRHPIQDRHPKKPARTRFAPSPTGFLHLGSLRTALFNYLLAKKTGGQFLLRLEDTDRTRLVPGSEQNLYDSFKWLGIQYDEGPGVNETYGPYRQSDRTEIYKKYSDQLISTGHAYRCFCSKERLKGLRDSAMALKPPTNVTYDRHCAKLSKEDIRSKIKMGVPYTIRLKSPEIYEPFEDLLHNEINLQPQINPIDVRYDDPILIKSSGLPTYHFAHVIDDHLMEITHVIRGQEWLPATPKHIVLYKAFGWNPPQFIHLPLLASTNNKKLSKRKGDTNIQQLREKGILPEALINFCVLFGWAPPSPEDPDRKQSYRFSLAELENLFNLNHLTKGNAKLDESRLWNFNKYYLTKRLSDKTQFSAIAGQIYELLGKKYPNLTLTKVEELLMLLKGNLATIYQFESEFHYLFTKPEYTNNPYSEKFILQCKQKEANKILHHMAEKLSSTNVTALIEEISKTEEILLKTVFESVRFALAGSRPGLKVPVIISVLGVKEAKDRMLEASAYLDHVLKNTNSKVDSGSESKLVNK; encoded by the coding sequence atggttATTACTATTAGTTGTTACATAATAACTACGGTAGTCCAACGTGCTAACAGCATGACTGTTTATCTTAAGAGCAGGTTGCTGTCTTTACAAGGCCATAAGAAGGCAGCTCTACATGGAAAGATAAATCTTTTATTGAGGCATCCTATTCAAGATAGACATCCAAAGAAACCTGCACGGACAAGATTTGCTCCATCGCCAACAGGATTTTTACATTTGGGCTCATTGAGAACTGCATTATTCAACTATTTGCTTGCCAAAAAAACTGGTGGTCAATTCTTATTAAGGTTAGAGGATACCGATCGGACTAGACTTGTGCCTGGTTCAGAACAAAACTTATATGATTCCTTCAAATGGTTGGGTATCCAATATGATGAAGGTCCTGGTGTCAATGAAACTTACGGGCCCTATCGTCAGAGTGATAGGACAGAAATCTATAAGAAATATTCAGATCAGCTAATAAGTACCGGTCATGCATAtcgttgtttttgttctaAAGAGAGGCTAAAAGGATTAAGAGACTCTGCGATGGCTCTTAAACCACCAACTAATGTTACTTATGATCGGCATTGCGCCAAGTTAAGTAAAGAGGATATCCGCAGCAAGATTAAAATGGGGGTTCCATATACTATTAGACTAAAATCGCCCGAAATTTATGAACCTTTCGAAGACTTATTACACAATGAGATAAATTTGCAACCGCAGATAAACCCAATCGATGTCAGATACGATGACCCCATATTAATCAAATCGAGTGGTTTACCCACTTACCACTTTGCCCATGTTATTGACGACCATTTGATGGAAATTACTCATGTTATAAGGGGACAAGAATGGTTACCGGCAACTCCAAAGCATATTGTTTTGTACAAAGCATTTGGGTGGAACCCTCCACAATTTATTCATCTACCATTATTGGCTTCAACAAACAATAAAAAGCTAAGCAAGCGAAAAGGTGATACTAATATTCAGCAACTCAGGGAAAAAGGAATACTCCCTGAagcattaattaatttttgtgttttatttggtTGGGCACCACCATCACCCGAAGACCCTGATAGGAAACAAAGTTATCGTTTCAGCTTAGCGGAGCTCGAAAATTTATTTAATCTCAACCATTTAACAAAGGGCAATGCTAAACTTGATGAGAGTCGATTGTGgaattttaataaatacTACTTAACTAAGCGATTGTCTGACAAAACCCAATTTTCCGCAATTGCTGGTCAGATTTATGAACTTCTCGGGAAAAAGTATCCTAATTTAACTTTAACCAAAGTGGAAGAACTGCTAATGCTCTTAAAGGGCAATCTCGCTACAATTTACCAATTTGAATCAGAATTTCACTATCTATTCACCAAACCAGAATACACAAATAATCCCTACTCAGAGAAATTTATACTACAATGTAAGCAAAAGGAAGCTAATAAAATCCTGCACCATATGGCAGAGAAACTCTCAAGTACTAACGTAACTGCCCTAATTGAAGAGATTTCGAAAACCGAAGAAATACTTCTTAAGACAGTCTTTGAGTCTGTGAGATTTGCACTTGCTGGTTCACGCCCTGGATTGAAGGTACCTGTAATTATTTCTGTCTTGGGTGTTAAAGAAGCCAAGGATAGAATGTTAGAAGCATCCGCATATTTGGATCATGTATTAAAGAATACAAATTCCAAGGTTGATAGCGGTAGTGAATCAAAACttgtaaataaataa
- the OPI10 gene encoding Opi10p (similar to Ashbya gossypii AEL339C), whose product MQGILQHISQLSLLKFELKLPFAYLRKSFPTYWNMFAAIASGNPLQLSSEVPNSNGLQHTIVLAETKPKSYSHITLFILPNVTIPPEFIAMVYFKLSPDEEFKLFGQLGTNKQSAIFKVKLPNANVPQPTVSNEGLGEIDMEDDNISATDGIHNISELIIGISIESYEQAAAKIEQLRSERTANVHSGTLVVRNQAMSVKTPGQLARIYPVLTLQLASKIVQHAYNYLTGFLDEKSNVPIKKFETWWEKFQKRLENDGTFLDEVTRE is encoded by the coding sequence ATGCAAGGAATACTACAGCATATATCCCAGCTATCTTTATTGAAGTTTGAACTTAAGCTACCTTTCGCATATCTGCGGAAGAGTTTTCCTACATACTGGAACATGTTTGCAGCTATTGCTTCAGGTAATCCTCTACAGCTTTCCTCAGAAGTGCCCAATTCTAATGGTTTACAACATACTATTGTACTAGCGGAAACGAAGCCAAAAAGTTACTCTCACATCACTTTGTTCATTCTACCAAATGTCACCATCCCTCCAGAATTCATAGCGATGGTCTATTTTAAATTAAGCCCAGACGAAGAATTCAAATTGTTTGGGCAGTTGGGTACTAATAAGCAGAGTGCAATTTTTAAGGTAAAACTACCGAATGCCAATGTGCCTCAGCCAACCGTGTCTAACGAAGGGTTAGGTGAAATAGACATGGAGGATGATAATATATCGGCTACAGACGGTATTCATAATATATCTGAGTTGATAATTGGCATTTCTATTGAATCGTATGAGCAAGCAGCGGCTAAAATAGAACAGCTCAGAAGCGAACGAACCGCTAATGTGCATTCTGGTACATTAGTTGTTCGGAATCAGGCTATGAGTGTGAAAACACCTGGCCAATTGGCCCGCATTTACCCTGTGTTGACATTGCAACTCGCGTCTAAAATTGTGCAACATGCATATAATTACTTGACGGGGTTTCTCGATGAGAAGAGCAATGTACCTataaaaaagtttgaaaCATGGTGGGAGAAATTCCAGAAGCGGTTAGAGAACGATGGTACATTTTTAGACGAGGTCACTCgtgaataa
- the RPS15 gene encoding 40S ribosomal protein uS19 (similar to Ashbya gossypii AEL343C) codes for MSEATTQRKKTFKTYSYKGVSLEKMLEMPTEEFVKLAPARVRRRFARGLSSKPAGLMKKLRAAKLATPVNEKPSVVRTHLRNMIIVPEMIGSVVGVYNGKVFNQVEIKPEMVGHYLGEFSITYTPVRHGRAGATTSRFIPLR; via the coding sequence ATGTCTGAAGCTACTactcaaagaaagaagacTTTCAAAACCTACTCCTACAAGGGTGTTAGTTTGGAAAAGATGTTGGAAATGCCAACTGAAGAATTTGTCAAGTTGGCTCCAGCCAGAgttagaagaagattcGCTCGTGGTTTGTCCTCCAAGCCAGCTggtttgatgaagaaattgagAGCTGCTAAGTTGGCGACTCCAGTTAACGAAAAGCCATCTGTTGTTAGAACCCATCTAAGAAACATGATTATCGTTCCAGAAATGATTGGATCTGTTGTTGGTGTGTACAACGGTAAGGTTTTCAACCAGGTTGAAATCAAGCCGGAGATGGTTGGCCATTACTTGGGTGAATTCTCCATCACTTACACTCCAGTTAGACACGGTAGAGCTGGTGCCACCACCTCCCGTTTCATCCCATTGAGATAA
- the CYS3 gene encoding cystathionine gamma-lyase CYS3 (similar to Ashbya gossypii AEL341W) — MGLLPSDQISTKVVHAGEHVDIHGSVIEPISLSTTFKQASPAVPVGAYEYSRSQNPNRKNLEDAIAVLENAKHGLAFSSGSATTAVILQSLPQGSHAISIGDVYGGTHRYFNNVANAHGVETTFTNNLVEDLPTLIRENTKLVWIESPTNPTLKVTDIQLVSQIIKSSNKDIILVVDNTFLSPYLSNPLNFGADIVIHSATKYINGHSDVVLGVLATNSQVLYDKLQYLQNAIGAVPSPFDAWLTHRGLKTLHLRVRTASNSAQEIAEFLVKSDKVISVNYPGLSSHPNNDIVKKQHRDGLGGGMISFRIKGGADGAAKFSASTRLFTLAESLGGIESLLEVPAVMTHGGIPKDQREASGVYDDLIRLSVGIEDTGDLLKDIEQALNAAATN; from the coding sequence ATGGGATTGTTACCATCAGATCAAATTTCCACTAAGGTGGTTCACGCCGGCGAGCACGTTGATATCCATGGCTCAGTCATAGAGCCTATCTCTCTATCTACAACCTTTAAGCAGGCTTCTCCTGCTGTTCCAGTCGGTGCATATGAGTACTCTAGATCACAGAACCCTAATAGAAAGAACTTGGAGGATGCAATTGCTGTATTGGAGAACGCTAAGCACGGCTTAGCATTTTCTTCTGGTTCTGCAACCACTGCTGTGATCTTGCAGTCCCTACCTCAAGGATCGCACGCCATTTCAATTGGTGATGTATACGGTGGCACTCATAGGTACTTCAACAATGTTGCCAACGCGCACGGTGTTGAGACGACCTTTACAAACAATTTGGTTGAAGACCTTCCAACGCTCATCAGAGAAAACACTAAGTTGGTGTGGATCGAATCCCCAACCAACCCTACTTTGAAGGTTACTGACATCCAGTTAGTGTCTCAGATCATTAAATCCTCtaataaagatattattttagTTGTTGATAACACATTCTTGTCGCCATACCTATCGAATCCATTAAACTTTGGCGCTGACATTGTTATCCACTCAGCGactaaatatatcaacGGCCATTCCGATGTTGTCTTGGGTGTTTTGGCAACCAACAGCCAAGTTCTATATGACAAGTTGCAGTATCTGCAAAATGCTATTGGTGCAGTTCCATCGCCTTTTGACGCGTGGTTGACCCACAGAGGGTTGAAGACCTTACATTTGCGTGTCAGAACAGCATCCAACTCTGCACAAGAAATTGCTGAATTCTTAGTTAAGTCAGACAAAGTAATTAGTGTCAATTATCCTGGTTTATCATCTCATCCCAACAATGATATTGTTAAGAAACAGCACCGCGATGGCTTAGGCGGTGGTATGATTTCCTTCCGCATCAAAGGTGGTGCAGATGGCGCTGCCAAATTTTCTGCTTCCACTAGGTTATTCACCTTGGCAGAATCATTGGGTGGAATTGAATCTTTACTTGAGGTTCCTGCCGTCATGACACATGGTGGTATTCCAAAAGACCAAAGGGAAGCTTCCGGTGTCTATGACGACTTAATCAGATTGTCTGTGGGTATTGAAGACACTGGTGATCTTTTAAAGGATATTGAACAAGCTTTGAATGCAGCTGCTACCAATTAG